A genomic region of Blattabacterium cuenoti contains the following coding sequences:
- a CDS encoding bifunctional 3-deoxy-7-phosphoheptulonate synthase/chorismate mutase type II, with translation MEKDIMNNSIDRSWIEKFDKPLTISGPCSAESEQQIMETARKLDPSYVQVFRAGIWKPRTKPNNFEGIGKNGLEWLKNVKKHTGLMVATEIANAEHVKLALSFDIDILWIGARSTASPFTVQEIADSLEGKEDKIILVKNPIHPDLELWIGALERLLAKGIRKLGVIHRGFYTYKTSKYRNQPNWNLLFSFRNMIPRIPIICDPSHICGNKEGILDIAKTAYHFKYDGLMIESHCDPDHAWSDAQQQITPEKLLEMLKELTDSNTCHDTNQNNLDYLRIFIDEIDENIIALLGERMKISKKLGALKKAADITIVQPNRWDSIMKKYLKLGKSLGISEGLLEGIFKLLHQESINIQNRI, from the coding sequence ATGGAAAAAGATATTATGAATAATAGTATAGACAGGTCTTGGATTGAAAAATTTGATAAACCTCTAACAATATCTGGTCCTTGTAGTGCAGAGAGCGAACAACAAATAATGGAAACAGCTAGAAAGTTAGATCCATCCTATGTACAAGTATTTAGAGCAGGGATATGGAAACCTAGAACTAAACCAAATAATTTTGAAGGAATAGGAAAAAATGGACTTGAATGGCTAAAGAATGTAAAAAAACATACAGGATTAATGGTTGCTACGGAAATAGCCAATGCAGAACATGTCAAATTGGCGTTATCCTTTGATATAGATATTCTTTGGATAGGAGCAAGAAGCACAGCAAGTCCATTTACGGTTCAAGAGATAGCAGATTCTTTAGAAGGGAAAGAAGATAAAATTATTTTAGTCAAAAATCCTATACACCCCGATCTAGAATTGTGGATAGGAGCTTTAGAACGTTTATTAGCAAAAGGAATAAGAAAGTTAGGTGTGATTCACCGTGGTTTTTACACTTATAAAACATCGAAATACCGTAATCAACCAAATTGGAATCTTTTGTTCAGTTTTAGGAATATGATTCCTAGAATTCCTATAATCTGTGATCCTTCACATATTTGCGGAAATAAAGAAGGAATTTTAGATATTGCAAAAACTGCTTATCATTTTAAATATGATGGATTGATGATAGAAAGTCATTGTGATCCAGATCATGCTTGGAGTGATGCTCAACAACAGATTACTCCGGAAAAACTTTTAGAAATGTTAAAAGAGTTGACCGATTCTAATACATGTCATGACACAAACCAGAATAATTTAGATTATTTAAGAATATTTATTGATGAAATAGATGAAAATATTATTGCTCTATTAGGAGAAAGAATGAAAATTTCCAAAAAATTAGGAGCTTTGAAGAAAGCTGCAGATATAACGATTGTGCAACCAAATCGGTGGGATTCTATTATGAAAAAGTATTTAAAATTAGGTAAAAGTTTAGGTATTTCGGAAGGACTTCTTGAAGGTATTTTCAAACTATTGCATCAAGAATCCATTAATATTCAAAATAGAATCTAA
- a CDS encoding prephenate dehydrogenase, whose protein sequence is MNIGIIGLGLIGGSISLGLRKHNFGDKYLGTDSNQENALHAVKLGIVDEIIPLHDLILQSSVIVLSIPVDGIEKILPNILNKITMDTVILDTGSTKHDICNGVYSHPKRSRFVATHPIAGIENSGPISAHSDLFYKKNCIFCDSELSAPDAIAMAEKIYSTMKMRRIYLTSKEHDFYISYGSHLPHVISFSLANTVLKKFENDKEEDIFHNMMGSGLHSTTRLAISNPETWLPIFISNRNNLIQAIDAYMNHLEIFRNYLKNKEFHKIDQYIKKANKIKKKYV, encoded by the coding sequence ATGAATATTGGAATTATAGGATTAGGTTTGATCGGAGGATCAATTAGTTTAGGGTTACGAAAACACAATTTTGGAGATAAATATCTAGGAACAGACTCTAATCAAGAAAATGCTTTGCATGCCGTAAAACTTGGAATTGTAGATGAGATAATTCCTTTACACGATCTTATTCTACAATCTTCCGTTATTGTTTTATCTATTCCTGTAGATGGGATAGAAAAAATACTTCCAAATATTCTCAACAAAATCACGATGGATACAGTTATTTTAGATACTGGATCTACAAAACATGATATTTGTAATGGGGTATATTCTCATCCAAAAAGAAGTCGTTTTGTGGCTACACATCCTATTGCAGGAATTGAAAATTCTGGACCTATTTCAGCTCATTCAGATCTTTTTTATAAAAAGAATTGTATTTTTTGCGATTCTGAACTTAGTGCTCCAGATGCGATTGCTATGGCAGAAAAAATTTACTCTACTATGAAAATGCGTAGGATTTATCTAACTTCCAAAGAACATGATTTTTATATTTCTTATGGATCTCATTTACCTCATGTCATATCCTTTTCTTTAGCTAATACGGTTTTAAAAAAATTTGAAAATGATAAGGAGGAAGATATATTTCATAATATGATGGGAAGTGGGTTGCATTCTACTACACGTTTAGCGATAAGCAATCCTGAAACGTGGTTACCTATTTTTATTTCTAATAGAAATAATTTGATTCAAGCTATAGATGCTTATATGAATCATTTAGAAATATTTCGTAACTATTTAAAAAATAAAGAATTTCATAAAATTGATCAGTATATAAAAAAGGCCAACAAGATAAAAAAAAAATATGTATAA
- a CDS encoding pyridoxal phosphate-dependent aminotransferase, with product MIAAAKRMHQISEYFFSEKMKEIHLLEKNGIEVINLGIGNPDLLPPNGVIYKMKEASNLEYANTYQSYIGIENLRKAMANWYGKTYQVKVDPNNEILPLMGSKEGIMHISMSYLDKGDQVLIPNPGYPTYSSISKLLESEIIYYDLYENNDWVPNISFLENKNLSNVKIMWINYPHMPTGATINLEQLEEVVFFAKRNHILLVHDNPYSFILNNQRPLSIFHVKEAKDIALELNSLSKSYNMAGWRVGMVIGKPEFIQNIIKVKSQMDSGMYYPIQIGAIEAMNHDSEWFKKLNTEYLKRQKILWDICDRLYLEYSRNRSGIFVWARITDVDQNDRRWSENILKNYHIFITPGSIFGDHGKGYVRLSMCCPVNTLEEAKNRIFS from the coding sequence ATGATTGCAGCAGCAAAAAGAATGCATCAAATATCGGAATACTTTTTTTCCGAAAAAATGAAAGAGATTCATCTTCTTGAAAAGAATGGGATAGAAGTGATTAATTTAGGAATTGGGAATCCGGATCTTCTTCCTCCAAATGGGGTGATCTATAAAATGAAAGAAGCATCGAATTTGGAGTATGCAAACACTTATCAAAGCTATATTGGGATAGAAAATTTGCGTAAAGCCATGGCTAATTGGTATGGAAAAACTTATCAAGTAAAAGTGGATCCTAACAATGAAATATTACCTTTAATGGGGTCTAAAGAGGGAATTATGCATATAAGCATGTCTTATTTAGACAAAGGAGATCAAGTTTTAATCCCAAATCCAGGATATCCAACATATTCATCGATCTCTAAACTTTTAGAATCGGAAATTATTTATTATGATCTTTATGAAAACAATGATTGGGTTCCAAACATCTCATTTTTGGAGAATAAAAATCTGTCTAATGTAAAGATAATGTGGATTAATTATCCTCATATGCCTACAGGTGCCACTATCAATCTGGAACAATTAGAAGAAGTGGTTTTCTTTGCTAAAAGAAACCATATTTTACTTGTTCACGATAATCCTTATAGTTTCATCTTAAATAATCAACGTCCATTGAGTATTTTTCATGTTAAAGAAGCTAAAGATATTGCTTTAGAATTAAATTCTTTAAGTAAAAGTTATAATATGGCAGGATGGCGTGTTGGAATGGTAATAGGAAAACCTGAATTTATTCAAAATATCATAAAAGTAAAAAGCCAAATGGATTCTGGGATGTATTATCCCATACAAATTGGGGCTATAGAAGCCATGAATCATGATTCAGAATGGTTTAAAAAACTGAATACAGAATATTTAAAACGTCAAAAAATTCTATGGGATATATGTGATCGTCTATATTTAGAATATAGTAGAAATCGTTCTGGAATCTTTGTTTGGGCAAGAATTACAGATGTAGATCAAAATGATCGTAGATGGTCAGAAAACATTCTCAAAAATTATCACATATTTATTACACCTGGAAGCATTTTTGGGGATCATGGAAAAGGATATGTCAGATTATCTATGTGTTGTCCTGTCAATACTTTGGAAGAAGCAAAAAACAGAATTTTTTCATGA
- a CDS encoding prephenate dehydratase translates to MKRIAIQGVKGCFHHAAVSRYFEGCHYQLMECSSFRELANSVAKSNVDIGVMAIENTIAGTILTNYSLLSEYNLRIVGEVYMPIQHHLMALPGHKVKDIKEIYSHPMALLQCESFIEAHPHIKISKYSDTAAAAKYISQCNKKKGLAAIASEDAAKEYGLEILYKNIQTIARNFTRFFVIKNFSKKENNFNKASLSFKILHTTGSLSQILSLISNIGINMTKIQSIPIIQRPWEYSFYVDIIFNNIKDYEMMKERIQKIPCLHQFSIMGEYKNGIIKS, encoded by the coding sequence TTGAAAAGAATAGCTATACAAGGGGTAAAGGGGTGTTTTCATCATGCCGCAGTTTCCAGATATTTTGAGGGTTGTCATTATCAATTGATGGAATGTTCTTCTTTTAGAGAGTTGGCCAATTCTGTAGCTAAATCCAATGTAGATATTGGAGTGATGGCTATAGAAAATACCATAGCGGGAACTATATTGACAAACTACAGTCTTTTATCTGAATACAATTTGAGAATAGTTGGAGAAGTATACATGCCGATACAACATCATTTAATGGCTTTGCCTGGACATAAAGTAAAAGATATCAAGGAAATTTATTCTCATCCTATGGCTCTTTTACAATGTGAATCTTTTATAGAGGCACATCCTCATATAAAAATATCCAAATACTCGGATACCGCAGCTGCCGCTAAATACATTTCTCAATGTAATAAAAAAAAAGGTTTAGCTGCGATTGCATCGGAAGATGCGGCTAAAGAATATGGGTTAGAAATACTTTATAAAAATATACAAACCATTGCAAGGAACTTTACCAGATTTTTTGTTATTAAAAATTTTTCGAAAAAAGAAAATAATTTTAATAAAGCTTCACTAAGCTTCAAAATTTTACATACTACTGGAAGTCTGTCTCAGATTTTGAGTCTTATATCCAATATTGGAATTAATATGACAAAAATACAATCTATTCCTATCATCCAAAGACCTTGGGAATATTCATTTTATGTAGATATTATATTCAATAATATAAAAGATTATGAGATGATGAAAGAACGTATACAAAAAATTCCATGTCTTCATCAATTTTCTATTATGGGAGAATATAAAAATGGTATAATCAAATCTTAA
- a CDS encoding Nramp family divalent metal transporter, with protein sequence MPKNRDPIKGWKKENKYPSLSEVFSSVSVPQEKGKWKKLLAFTGPGLLIAVGYMDPGNWATDIAGGAQFGYTLLSVIFISNLFAIILQHLALKLGIVCERDLAQACRDHYPPFISFILWILCEIAIAACDLAEIIGSVLALKLLFGIPITWGVLITAIDVLLILFFQYKGFRYIESVVAALIFTILVCFSFEIISSKPEIIPILKGIIPNPEIIKNSHSFYISIGILGATVMPHNLYLHSSIIQTRNYPRTIEGKKMAIKYATIDSTLSLSLAFFINAAILIISSATFHRSGHTEVADIMDAHKLLNPLLGSSLSGIFFALALLASGQNSTLTGTMAGQIVMEGFLHIRLKPWIRRLITRLIAIVPAMIASIIYGEKGTAELLIISQIILSIQLSFAIIPLVNFTGDSDKMGSFVNGPVLKILAWFITIIIVILNLFLLYDTLSIN encoded by the coding sequence ATGCCAAAAAATAGGGATCCTATAAAAGGATGGAAAAAAGAGAATAAGTATCCTTCCCTGTCGGAAGTTTTTTCTTCTGTTTCTGTTCCTCAAGAAAAAGGAAAATGGAAAAAATTATTGGCTTTCACTGGACCAGGATTATTGATTGCCGTTGGGTATATGGATCCAGGAAATTGGGCTACAGATATTGCTGGAGGAGCTCAATTCGGATACACGCTTTTGTCCGTTATTTTTATATCCAATCTTTTTGCTATCATCTTACAACATTTGGCTCTGAAATTAGGAATTGTTTGTGAACGGGATTTAGCACAAGCTTGTAGAGACCATTATCCTCCATTTATTAGTTTTATATTATGGATTTTATGTGAAATAGCTATTGCCGCTTGTGACTTAGCAGAAATTATTGGTTCTGTCTTAGCTTTAAAATTGCTTTTTGGGATTCCCATAACATGGGGGGTATTAATTACTGCTATAGATGTTTTGCTTATTTTATTTTTTCAATACAAAGGATTCAGATACATTGAGAGTGTAGTTGCCGCGTTAATCTTTACAATTTTAGTTTGTTTTAGTTTTGAAATTATTAGTTCTAAACCAGAAATTATTCCCATTTTAAAAGGAATTATCCCTAATCCGGAAATAATTAAAAATTCACATTCGTTCTATATATCTATTGGAATTCTCGGGGCAACAGTCATGCCTCATAATCTATACCTACATTCAAGTATTATACAAACTAGGAATTATCCACGTACTATTGAAGGGAAAAAGATGGCCATAAAATATGCGACTATAGATAGTACATTATCTTTATCCTTAGCTTTTTTTATCAATGCGGCTATATTAATTATATCTTCCGCTACATTTCATAGATCTGGACATACAGAGGTAGCAGATATTATGGACGCACATAAACTTTTAAACCCTCTACTCGGTTCTAGTCTATCTGGAATTTTTTTTGCTTTAGCTTTACTAGCATCAGGACAAAATTCCACACTTACTGGAACTATGGCTGGACAAATTGTAATGGAAGGCTTTCTTCACATTCGATTAAAACCATGGATAAGAAGATTAATAACAAGACTTATCGCTATTGTTCCAGCTATGATTGCTTCTATCATTTATGGAGAGAAAGGAACTGCTGAATTATTAATAATTAGTCAAATTATTTTATCAATACAATTAAGTTTCGCTATTATCCCATTGGTAAATTTCACAGGAGATTCTGATAAAATGGGATCATTTGTCAATGGACCTGTTTTAAAAATATTAGCTTGGTTTATCACCATCATTATTGTGATACTCAATTTATTTTTATTATATGACACTTTATCAATAAATTAG
- the rplI gene encoding 50S ribosomal protein L9, with translation MKIILKKDVENLGFQYDELNVKPGYARNYLIPKGYAILALPGEVKNIQEILKQRSKKESFFIEKSKEIEKQLKQLTIKITAKVGRGGKLFGSINNQELMEALHKEGISIEKKFIRIPGNRVIKTIGKHQAYIRLHRQRELILNFEVIAS, from the coding sequence ATGAAAATTATTCTCAAAAAAGACGTGGAAAATTTGGGTTTTCAATATGATGAATTAAATGTGAAACCAGGATATGCTAGAAACTATTTAATTCCTAAAGGGTATGCGATTCTCGCTTTACCTGGAGAAGTAAAAAATATTCAAGAAATATTAAAACAACGCTCTAAAAAAGAAAGTTTTTTCATTGAAAAATCCAAAGAAATAGAAAAACAATTAAAACAATTGACTATAAAAATAACAGCTAAAGTAGGAAGAGGAGGAAAATTGTTCGGTTCAATTAATAATCAAGAATTGATGGAAGCTTTGCACAAAGAAGGGATTTCTATAGAAAAAAAATTTATTAGGATTCCTGGAAATAGAGTTATTAAAACGATTGGAAAACATCAGGCATATATACGTTTGCATCGTCAACGGGAACTGATCCTAAATTTTGAAGTAATAGCTTCCTAA
- the rpsR gene encoding 30S ribosomal protein S18 — MILEEEQNHHNTNTKQQQGADSDLRYLSPLKIETKIEKKYCYFQQRNIKYIDYKDPTFLIKFLNAQGKILPRRITGTLQKNQNKLNAAIKRCRQIGLLPFVTDDLR; from the coding sequence ATGATTTTAGAAGAGGAGCAAAACCATCATAATACAAATACAAAACAACAACAAGGGGCAGACAGTGACTTAAGATACTTGTCTCCTCTTAAGATAGAAACTAAAATAGAAAAAAAATATTGTTATTTTCAACAAAGAAATATTAAGTATATAGATTATAAAGATCCTACATTTTTGATCAAATTCTTGAATGCGCAAGGTAAAATATTACCACGTCGTATTACAGGAACTTTACAAAAGAATCAAAATAAATTAAATGCGGCTATAAAAAGATGCCGACAAATTGGACTTTTACCTTTTGTTACAGATGACTTAAGATGA
- the rpsF gene encoding 30S ribosomal protein S6: MLRHYENIMIITPILSDDQAKKTAKEYENYLIQKNGKIVHQEHWGLKKLAYPIQKKQSGCYHLFEFLLSSNLVYDLELKLRQDERILRFITVKLNKYGIEYAERRRNKLLKKDQ; the protein is encoded by the coding sequence ATGCTGAGACATTATGAAAATATCATGATAATCACTCCTATTTTGTCTGATGATCAAGCAAAAAAAACGGCAAAAGAGTATGAAAATTATCTCATTCAAAAAAATGGAAAAATCGTTCATCAGGAACATTGGGGATTAAAAAAATTAGCTTATCCTATTCAAAAAAAACAAAGTGGATGTTATCATCTATTTGAGTTTTTATTAAGTTCTAATTTAGTATATGATTTAGAATTGAAATTAAGACAAGACGAACGTATTTTACGTTTTATCACTGTAAAATTAAATAAATATGGGATAGAATATGCAGAAAGAAGGAGAAATAAGTTATTAAAAAAAGACCAATAA